From Leifsonia sp. fls2-241-R2A-40a, one genomic window encodes:
- the zwf gene encoding glucose-6-phosphate dehydrogenase has product MSPVEITPEFNPLRLPSDRRLNRIAGPSSLIIFGVTGDLSRKKLMPAVYDLANRGLLPPGFSLVGFARRDWEDQDFEKVVYDAVKQYARTPFDDDVWQQLAQGIRFVPGEFDDDDAFRRLKQTVEELDVERGTMGNHAFYLSIPPKAFPIVTEQLKRSGLADQSGEGWRRVVIEKPFGHDLQSARELNAVVETVFPPDSVFRIDHYLGKETVQNILALRFANELYEPIWNANYVDHVQITMAEDIGVGGRAGYYDGIGAARDVIQNHLLQLLALTAMEEPISFNAADLRAEKEKVLAAVRLPKDLATSTARGQYGSGWQGGEKVVGFLEEDGMNPHSTTETYAAIKLEIGTRRWAGVPFYLRAGKRLGRRVTEIAVVFKRAPQQLFAESQTSALGQNALVIRVQPDEGVTIRFGSKVPGAGMQVRDVSMDFGYGHAFTEASPEAYERLILDVLLGDPPLFPRHEEVELSWKILDPIEDFWATQGQPEQYRPGTWGPKSADELLQRDGRVWRRP; this is encoded by the coding sequence TTGTCACCGGTGGAAATCACGCCGGAGTTCAACCCTCTGCGGTTGCCCTCCGACCGCCGCCTCAATCGCATCGCGGGGCCCAGCAGCCTCATCATCTTCGGTGTGACGGGCGACCTGTCGCGCAAGAAGTTGATGCCGGCGGTGTACGACCTCGCGAACCGCGGCCTCCTGCCGCCCGGGTTCTCCCTCGTCGGGTTCGCCCGGCGGGACTGGGAGGACCAGGACTTCGAGAAGGTCGTGTACGACGCGGTCAAGCAGTACGCACGCACCCCGTTCGACGACGATGTGTGGCAGCAGCTGGCACAGGGCATCCGCTTCGTGCCGGGCGAGTTCGATGACGACGACGCCTTCCGGCGTCTGAAGCAGACGGTCGAAGAGCTGGATGTCGAGCGCGGGACCATGGGGAACCACGCGTTCTACCTGTCCATCCCGCCGAAGGCGTTCCCGATCGTCACCGAGCAGCTCAAGCGGTCCGGTCTCGCCGACCAGTCCGGCGAGGGCTGGCGGCGTGTCGTCATCGAGAAGCCGTTCGGTCACGACCTGCAGTCCGCGCGGGAGCTCAACGCCGTCGTCGAGACGGTGTTCCCGCCGGACTCGGTGTTCCGCATCGACCACTACCTCGGCAAGGAGACGGTCCAGAACATCCTGGCGCTGCGCTTCGCCAACGAGCTGTACGAGCCGATCTGGAACGCCAACTACGTCGACCACGTGCAGATCACCATGGCGGAGGACATCGGAGTGGGCGGCCGTGCCGGCTATTACGACGGCATCGGCGCTGCGCGCGACGTCATCCAGAACCACCTGCTCCAGCTGCTCGCGCTCACCGCGATGGAGGAGCCCATCTCGTTCAACGCCGCAGACCTGCGCGCCGAGAAGGAGAAGGTGCTCGCCGCCGTGCGGCTGCCGAAGGACCTCGCGACGTCCACCGCCCGCGGCCAGTACGGCAGCGGCTGGCAGGGCGGCGAGAAGGTCGTCGGATTCCTGGAGGAGGACGGGATGAATCCCCACTCCACCACGGAGACCTACGCGGCCATCAAGCTGGAGATCGGCACCCGCCGCTGGGCGGGCGTCCCGTTCTACCTGCGCGCGGGCAAGCGCCTCGGTCGTCGCGTCACCGAGATCGCCGTCGTGTTCAAGCGCGCGCCGCAGCAGCTCTTCGCGGAGTCGCAGACCAGCGCGCTCGGGCAGAACGCGCTCGTCATCCGCGTGCAGCCCGACGAGGGCGTGACCATCCGCTTCGGCTCGAAGGTCCCCGGCGCCGGCATGCAGGTGCGCGACGTGAGCATGGACTTCGGCTACGGCCACGCCTTCACCGAGGCGAGCCCGGAGGCGTACGAGCGACTCATCCTGGATGTGCTCCTCGGCGACCCGCCGCTGTTCCCCCGCCACGAGGAGGTCGAGCTCTCCTGGAAGATCCTCGACCCGATCGAGGACTTCTGGGCCACGCAGGGCCAGCCCGAGCAGTACCGCCCCGGAACCTGGGGCCCGAAGTCGGCCGACGAGCTCCTGCAGCGCGACGGCCGCGTTTGGAGGCGTCCATGA
- a CDS encoding glucose-6-phosphate isomerase, whose amino-acid sequence MTFRIHVTGPAAEAVRTVVPQLVADKVASGIAAQDPALWGPEAEAEASKRLGWTEAVAISRPLVPEIVALREELHAKGINHIVLGGMGGSSLAPEVITRTAEAELTVLDSTDPGQVLAALRDRLEATAVVISSKSGSTLETDSQRRVYEKWFRDAGIDPRERTVVVTDPGSPLDQSAREAGYRVFNADPNVGGRYSALTAFGLVPSGLAGVDISELLDEADATQIELAVDNDTNPGLVLGAAIAGTSPLKDKLGIVADGTHIVGFADWAEQLIAESTGKNGTGLLPVVLDKLAPELESKPADLQVVRLVANAEAHHLFPADRHEGEILVSGSLGAQLIVWEYAVAVAGRLLGINPFDQPDVEAAKVAARSLLDNRPEPVTPAFTAGGIEVRTTGSFLGQANTLDAAVDALLAQLGPDGYVAVQAYVNRLALPQLAGIRDLLAAKANRPVTFGWGPRFLHSTGQFHKGGPAVGVFLQITATPSEDLEIPGRPFTFGQLIQAQAAGDASVLGEHGRPVLTLTLTNAEADVVSLFEAVN is encoded by the coding sequence GTGACGTTCCGCATCCACGTCACGGGGCCGGCGGCCGAGGCCGTCCGCACCGTCGTCCCGCAGCTCGTCGCCGACAAGGTGGCGTCGGGCATCGCGGCGCAGGATCCCGCCCTCTGGGGCCCGGAAGCGGAGGCCGAGGCGAGCAAGCGCCTCGGCTGGACCGAGGCCGTCGCGATCTCGCGCCCCCTGGTTCCCGAGATCGTCGCCCTGCGCGAGGAGCTCCACGCCAAGGGCATCAACCACATCGTCCTGGGCGGCATGGGCGGCTCGTCGCTCGCGCCGGAGGTCATCACCCGCACGGCCGAGGCCGAGCTGACGGTGCTCGACTCGACCGACCCGGGCCAGGTGCTCGCGGCGCTGCGCGACCGGCTGGAGGCCACCGCGGTGGTCATCTCGTCGAAGTCGGGCTCGACGCTCGAGACCGACAGCCAGCGTCGCGTGTACGAGAAGTGGTTCCGGGATGCGGGCATCGACCCGCGCGAGCGGACCGTCGTCGTCACCGACCCCGGTTCGCCGCTCGACCAGTCGGCCCGCGAGGCCGGCTACCGCGTCTTCAACGCCGACCCCAACGTCGGCGGCCGCTACTCGGCGCTGACCGCGTTCGGCCTGGTCCCCTCGGGCCTCGCCGGCGTCGACATCTCCGAGCTGCTCGACGAGGCCGACGCCACGCAGATCGAGCTCGCGGTCGACAACGACACGAACCCGGGCCTGGTGCTCGGTGCGGCGATCGCCGGCACGAGCCCGCTGAAGGACAAGCTGGGCATCGTCGCCGACGGGACGCACATCGTCGGATTCGCCGACTGGGCCGAGCAGCTGATCGCCGAGTCCACCGGGAAGAACGGCACCGGCCTCCTCCCCGTCGTGCTCGACAAGCTGGCTCCCGAGCTCGAGTCGAAGCCGGCCGACCTGCAGGTCGTGCGACTCGTCGCCAACGCGGAGGCGCACCACCTGTTCCCCGCCGACCGCCACGAGGGCGAGATCCTCGTCTCCGGCAGCCTCGGCGCCCAGCTGATCGTCTGGGAGTACGCCGTCGCGGTCGCGGGACGCCTGCTCGGCATCAACCCGTTCGACCAGCCCGACGTGGAGGCCGCAAAGGTCGCCGCCCGCTCGCTGCTGGACAACCGGCCGGAGCCCGTCACCCCCGCGTTCACCGCGGGCGGCATCGAGGTCCGCACCACCGGTTCGTTCCTCGGCCAGGCGAACACGCTCGACGCCGCGGTGGACGCGCTGCTCGCGCAGCTCGGCCCGGACGGCTACGTGGCGGTCCAGGCCTACGTCAACCGGCTCGCCCTCCCGCAGCTCGCGGGGATCCGCGACCTGCTGGCGGCCAAGGCGAACCGTCCGGTCACCTTCGGCTGGGGACCGCGCTTCCTGCACTCCACGGGTCAGTTCCACAAGGGTGGCCCGGCGGTCGGCGTGTTCCTGCAGATCACGGCGACTCCCTCCGAGGACCTCGAGATCCCGGGCCGCCCCTTCACCTTCGGGCAGCTCATCCAGGCCCAGGCCGCCGGCGACGCCAGCGTCCTCGGCGAGCACGGCCGCCCGGTGCTGACGCTGACCCTCACGAACGCCGAGGCGGATGTCGTCTCGCTGTTCGAGGCCGTCAACTGA
- the tal gene encoding transaldolase, whose amino-acid sequence MTDTTSTTETPTAALSAAGVSIWLDDLSRERINSGSLQKLIAEKNVVGVTTNPTIFAAALSKGEAYDEQVRQLAAAGVSVDDAIFEITTDDVANASDIFHETFERTNGVDGRVSIEVAPGLARDTQATIEAAQKLSAKIQKPNVMIKIPATVEGLEAITETIGAGISVNVTLIFSLERYRQVIDAYLSGLEKAKAAGIDLSGIHSVASFFVSRVDTEVDKRLSAIGTDEAESLKSKAGIANARLAYEVYEQQFATERAKALVAAGANEQRPLWASTGVKDPSLPDTLYVEQLVAPNTVNTMPEKTLDATFDHGNITGDTVTKTYAESNDVLNKLADLGISFDDVTETLEREGVEKFNVSWGELVETVKNALEGAAK is encoded by the coding sequence ATGACCGACACCACCTCCACCACCGAGACCCCCACCGCCGCCCTGTCGGCTGCGGGCGTCAGCATCTGGCTGGACGACCTCTCGCGTGAGCGCATCAACTCCGGGAGCCTGCAGAAGCTCATCGCCGAGAAGAACGTCGTCGGCGTGACCACAAACCCGACGATCTTCGCCGCCGCGCTCTCCAAGGGCGAGGCGTATGACGAGCAGGTCCGCCAGCTCGCCGCCGCCGGCGTCTCCGTCGACGACGCGATCTTCGAGATCACCACCGACGACGTCGCCAACGCGAGCGACATCTTCCACGAGACCTTCGAGCGCACGAACGGCGTCGACGGCCGCGTCTCCATCGAGGTCGCCCCGGGCCTGGCCCGCGACACCCAGGCCACGATCGAGGCCGCCCAGAAGCTGTCGGCCAAGATCCAGAAGCCGAACGTGATGATCAAGATCCCCGCCACGGTCGAGGGCCTCGAGGCCATCACCGAGACGATCGGCGCCGGCATCAGCGTCAACGTGACCCTGATCTTCAGCCTGGAGCGCTACCGCCAGGTCATCGACGCCTACCTCAGCGGCCTCGAGAAGGCCAAGGCGGCGGGCATCGACCTCTCGGGCATCCACTCGGTCGCCTCGTTCTTCGTCTCCCGCGTCGACACCGAGGTGGACAAGCGCCTCAGCGCGATCGGCACCGACGAGGCCGAGTCGCTGAAGAGCAAGGCCGGCATCGCCAACGCCCGTCTCGCCTACGAGGTGTACGAGCAGCAGTTCGCCACCGAGCGCGCCAAGGCGCTCGTCGCGGCCGGTGCGAACGAGCAGCGTCCGCTGTGGGCCTCCACCGGCGTCAAGGACCCGAGCCTCCCCGACACCCTGTACGTCGAGCAGCTCGTCGCCCCGAACACCGTCAACACGATGCCGGAGAAGACGCTCGACGCGACCTTCGACCACGGCAACATCACGGGCGACACCGTCACCAAGACGTACGCCGAGTCGAACGACGTGCTGAACAAGCTTGCCGACCTCGGCATCTCCTTCGACGACGTCACCGAGACGCTCGAGCGCGAGGGCGTCGAGAAGTTCAACGTGTCTTGGGGCGAGCTCGTCGAGACCGTGAAGAACGCGCTCGAGGGAGCCGCCAAGTGA
- the tkt gene encoding transketolase, whose product MAALQWDPIDNKAVDTARVLAADAVEKVGNGHPGTAMSLAPAAYLLFQKVMRRDPHDQHWLGRDRFILSAGHSSLTQYIQLYLGGYGLELDDLKALRTWGSLTPGHPEYGHTDGVEITTGPLGQGISSAVGFAYAQRFERGLFDPDAAPGQSPFDHHVYVIASDGDLEEGVSSEASSLAGHQELGNLIAIYDSNQISIEDDTDIAFTEDVKARYEAYHWHVQVVDWKKTGVYEEDVQELHQAIVNAQEVTDKPSLIILKTIIGWPAPKKQNTGKIHGSALGADELRAVKQVLGFDPEQTFEVADEVIEHTRKAVERGAEERAEWQKGFDAWAEANPERKQLLDRLLSGEAPDLESALPVFEPGKDVSTRAASGKVINAIAQVMPELWGGSADLAESNNTTIEGAPSFVPTERSTHEWTGNPYGRVLHFGIREHAMAAIINGIVLHGPTRPFGGTFLIFSDYQRPSLRLSALMNIPSIFVWTHDSVALGEDGPTHQPIEQLSTLRAIPNFTVVRPGDANEVAWAWKTILERRNGPAGIALTRQNIPVFERGEGDAEGDTLASAENVAKGAYILAEAPGGTPDVIFIATGSEVQIALEAREELRGEGINARVVSAPSLEWFAEQPAEYRENVLPAEIKARVSIEAGLALAWDKIVGDHGRSVSIEHFGASADYKTLFREFGMTTEHAVSAAKESLASL is encoded by the coding sequence GTGGCAGCACTGCAGTGGGATCCCATTGACAACAAGGCAGTAGACACGGCTCGCGTTCTCGCAGCCGATGCGGTGGAGAAGGTGGGCAACGGTCATCCCGGCACCGCCATGAGCCTCGCCCCTGCCGCTTACCTGCTCTTCCAGAAGGTGATGCGCCGCGATCCGCACGACCAGCACTGGCTCGGTCGCGACCGGTTCATCCTGTCGGCCGGCCACTCGTCGCTGACGCAGTACATCCAGCTGTATCTGGGCGGCTACGGTCTCGAGCTCGACGACCTCAAGGCGCTCCGCACCTGGGGCTCCCTCACCCCCGGCCACCCGGAGTACGGACACACCGACGGCGTGGAGATCACCACCGGACCTCTCGGTCAGGGCATCTCCTCCGCCGTCGGTTTCGCTTATGCCCAGCGTTTCGAGCGCGGCCTCTTCGACCCGGACGCTGCTCCCGGCCAGAGCCCGTTCGACCACCACGTCTACGTGATCGCCTCCGACGGCGACCTGGAGGAGGGCGTCAGCTCCGAGGCGTCGTCGCTCGCCGGCCACCAGGAGCTCGGCAACCTGATCGCGATCTACGACAGCAACCAGATCTCGATCGAGGACGACACCGACATCGCCTTCACCGAGGACGTCAAGGCGCGCTACGAGGCGTACCACTGGCACGTCCAGGTCGTCGACTGGAAGAAGACCGGCGTCTACGAAGAGGACGTGCAGGAGCTGCACCAGGCGATCGTCAACGCGCAGGAGGTGACCGACAAGCCGTCGCTCATCATCCTCAAGACGATCATCGGCTGGCCCGCGCCCAAGAAGCAGAACACCGGAAAGATCCACGGATCGGCGCTCGGCGCCGACGAGCTGCGTGCCGTCAAGCAGGTGCTCGGCTTCGACCCCGAGCAGACCTTCGAGGTCGCCGACGAGGTCATCGAGCACACGCGCAAGGCCGTCGAGCGCGGCGCCGAGGAGCGCGCCGAGTGGCAGAAGGGCTTCGACGCCTGGGCCGAGGCGAACCCCGAGCGCAAGCAGCTGCTCGACCGCCTGCTCAGCGGCGAGGCACCCGACCTCGAGAGCGCCCTGCCGGTCTTCGAGCCGGGCAAGGACGTCTCCACCCGCGCCGCGAGCGGCAAGGTGATCAACGCGATCGCCCAGGTCATGCCCGAGCTGTGGGGCGGCTCCGCCGACCTCGCCGAGTCCAACAACACCACCATCGAGGGCGCTCCGTCCTTCGTGCCGACCGAGCGGTCGACGCACGAGTGGACCGGTAACCCGTACGGCCGCGTGCTGCACTTCGGCATCCGCGAGCACGCGATGGCCGCGATCATCAACGGCATCGTGCTGCACGGCCCGACCCGCCCGTTCGGCGGCACGTTCCTGATCTTCAGCGACTACCAGCGGCCGTCCCTCCGCCTGTCGGCGCTGATGAACATCCCGTCGATCTTCGTCTGGACGCACGACTCCGTCGCCCTCGGCGAGGACGGCCCGACGCACCAGCCGATCGAGCAGCTCTCGACGCTCCGCGCCATCCCGAACTTCACCGTCGTCCGCCCGGGTGACGCCAATGAGGTCGCGTGGGCCTGGAAGACGATCCTCGAGCGTCGTAACGGCCCGGCCGGCATCGCGCTGACCCGTCAGAACATCCCGGTGTTCGAGCGCGGAGAGGGAGACGCCGAGGGCGACACCCTCGCGTCGGCCGAGAACGTCGCGAAGGGCGCGTACATCCTGGCCGAGGCGCCGGGCGGCACGCCGGACGTGATCTTCATCGCCACCGGCTCCGAGGTGCAGATCGCCCTCGAGGCCCGCGAGGAGCTGCGCGGCGAGGGCATCAACGCCCGCGTCGTCTCCGCTCCGAGCCTGGAGTGGTTCGCCGAGCAGCCCGCCGAGTACCGCGAGAATGTACTTCCCGCCGAGATCAAGGCCCGCGTCTCCATCGAGGCCGGCCTGGCGCTCGCCTGGGACAAGATCGTCGGCGACCACGGCCGCAGCGTGTCGATCGAGCACTTCGGTGCATCGGCCGACTACAAGACCCTGTTCCGCGAGTTCGGCATGACCACCGAGCACGCCGTGTCCGCCGCGAAGGAATCGCTCGCGTCGCTTTGA
- a CDS encoding heme o synthase, protein MDVAVESRVEPGRIGVARKVKAYFALTKPRVVELLLVTTVPTMILAANGIPNLWLVFATVIGGYMSAGSAGAFNCYIDRDIDRVMRRTKNRPLVTGELSDREALVFAWALGIASVLVLGFFTNWLAAALSVAAILLYVVFYTLILKRRTPQNIVWGGVAGCMPVLIGWAAVTGSLAWAPFILFGIIFLWTPPHYWPLSMKYRSDYQEAGVPMLAVVRGRAVVGLQVILYAWAMVACSLLLIPVGHMGLLYTAVSLVAGGWFIYESHRLYNLAIRHESVSPMRVFHGSIAYLTLIFLAVAIDPLLPF, encoded by the coding sequence ATGGACGTCGCTGTAGAGAGCCGTGTCGAACCGGGCCGCATCGGCGTCGCTCGCAAGGTGAAGGCGTATTTCGCACTCACCAAGCCGCGCGTGGTCGAGCTGCTGCTGGTCACCACGGTCCCGACGATGATCCTCGCGGCGAACGGCATCCCGAACCTCTGGCTGGTGTTCGCCACCGTCATCGGCGGCTACATGAGCGCGGGTTCCGCCGGCGCGTTCAACTGCTACATCGACCGCGACATCGACCGGGTCATGCGACGGACGAAGAACCGTCCCCTGGTGACCGGGGAGCTCTCCGACCGCGAGGCGCTCGTGTTCGCCTGGGCGCTCGGGATCGCGTCCGTCCTGGTGCTCGGCTTCTTCACGAACTGGCTCGCGGCGGCCCTCTCGGTCGCGGCCATCCTGCTCTACGTCGTCTTCTACACGCTGATCCTCAAGCGCCGGACCCCGCAGAACATCGTCTGGGGCGGCGTCGCCGGCTGCATGCCCGTGCTCATCGGCTGGGCGGCGGTCACCGGGTCGCTCGCCTGGGCGCCGTTCATCCTGTTCGGGATCATCTTCCTCTGGACGCCGCCGCACTACTGGCCGCTGTCGATGAAATACCGCTCCGACTACCAGGAGGCGGGTGTCCCGATGCTGGCGGTCGTTCGCGGCCGCGCGGTCGTCGGCCTGCAGGTGATCCTGTACGCGTGGGCCATGGTCGCCTGCTCGCTGCTGCTCATCCCGGTCGGGCACATGGGGCTGCTCTACACGGCGGTCTCGCTCGTCGCCGGCGGTTGGTTCATCTACGAATCGCACCGTCTGTACAACCTGGCGATCCGTCACGAGTCGGTGTCCCCGATGCGCGTCTTCCACGGCTCGATCGCGTACCTGACGCTGATCTTCCTCGCCGTGGCGATCGACCCGCTGCTCCCGTTCTGA
- a CDS encoding GNAT family N-acetyltransferase: MTAQLLTARLTTERLVLDAPTDADIPDVAQACQDAETQRWVPLPSPYTRESAEFFVRSYCPHGIASRRYTVWALHRVEGGRMLGALEVRRDERAGSASLGCWSGPWARGHGYMREALAAVTQHALDSDGLGFEQLNWEYVPGNDASRRLAEAVGFDFAAGARTTVTLHGQTREARVGTLRRDDVRG; the protein is encoded by the coding sequence ATGACAGCGCAGTTGCTGACAGCCCGGCTCACCACGGAGCGCCTGGTGCTCGACGCTCCCACGGACGCGGACATCCCCGACGTCGCGCAAGCGTGCCAGGACGCCGAGACCCAGCGCTGGGTGCCCCTCCCGTCTCCCTACACCCGCGAGAGCGCGGAGTTCTTCGTGCGCAGCTACTGCCCGCACGGGATCGCCAGCCGGCGGTACACGGTGTGGGCGCTCCATCGCGTGGAGGGCGGGCGGATGCTCGGCGCACTGGAGGTGCGGCGCGACGAGCGCGCCGGGTCGGCCTCGCTCGGCTGCTGGTCCGGGCCCTGGGCGCGCGGCCACGGGTACATGCGCGAGGCGCTGGCCGCCGTGACGCAGCACGCGCTGGACAGCGATGGGCTCGGGTTCGAGCAGCTCAACTGGGAGTACGTCCCGGGCAACGACGCCAGCAGGCGGCTGGCGGAGGCGGTGGGGTTCGACTTCGCGGCTGGGGCGCGCACCACCGTCACCCTGCACGGTCAGACCCGCGAGGCGCGGGTCGGGACGCTACGCCGCGACGACGTGCGCGGCTGA